The genomic stretch TTAACacttaatttttattaaggtgatCAAGACGAGGAAGTAGCTCTTGTTGGTGAGTAGACCTGATTGTATAGCCTGTATTACAAGGAAAAGTTTACAGTTTAACAAGAAAGGAACACAACTTTGGCTAACAGTGTGAAATAAAAGATGTGTAATTAAGAGCTCTCACCCCTTCATCAGGTCCAGATTGTGCTCTGAGGGCAATAACGGGGGCTGACGGAATCACTCTAACCTCAGATAACAGCActcaatttaatttattaattaattgtctgtagccgcttatcaaattcagggttgtgctggaggagaacacacaaaacctctcacagacagtcacccagagtcgGGCTTGAACCAATAACCACAGGAACTGTATGACAGCTACACTACCTGTCGTGCCATTGTGCCGCCCCAATTTAACATTTCTTAAAATGTGATATCTACGTACATTGAATCGTGTATTCATTAATAACAGCCATCATAACCACATTTTCTCCAATACACAATCACATCAGACATAAATATTACTGACATTATGTTTGTCCAACCTCTATCATGTACCGTTTATAATGAGAGATAAATAAGTTGAATGAATCCCTCGGAGCACAGGtaaccagaaaaaaaatgtacatttttttaaacgttTTAAATCCAGCTTCTACTTTGAGAGAACTCacataactccacccactccaTCACTGAAATACTACATTCTTCATTTATGAAAATTTGAGCCCCACCAGGTTAGAATTTGTAAAGATGTTGGTTTGAACGTATGAGAGAACATACGTGACGTTAACATATCATCAAAAAAAATCTCCCTTTTCTCCTCATTATTTGTTCAGAATCCCGGGACACGCAGCATGAGATGATGCTAAGGTGAGTTTATACAATCCATCCTCAGTTCCACTCCTGACCCCACCAGTCCAGTCCTCTTTTTTTCTACACTTCCACTCCTGATGCTGATCCAGGAACTGTGCTGCACATTCTGGACTCATTGCTGATGGAATCAGGATCTCCAGATCAACAGTTCAGCAAAGTTTAATCTTATACCTTCCTTTGTCAAACCTGCATCAGGCCCCTTCAGTATTCTCCTCCATCCTGTCCTCCATCATCCGTCTCTCATGTCCACTTcagactcacacacatctctttcctctcctctcactaacacacactcattcactccagCAAACACACAGATCAGAATTCAGACTTCACTATAGAAGCAGGTGAAGAGGGGTTtaattctctctcacactctctctagGCTGAAACATAAGCTCAAGCAGCAGGAGCCACAGCAGCAGGGGTGTAAGGAGCAGAAGCAGCTCTTGTTGAAGCAGGTGAAGAGTTTTTATTCTGATTCTCTATTATCTTTGCTTCATTCTCTAGGACAACACATAAAACCACAGAAAATGAGCAGAGGCAATGGCAGCAGCAGGTGTGGCAGCAGCAACAGGAGCCGCAGGGACAGGGACAAGGGCAGCAGGCAGAGCAACAGTCACCACAAGTCCAGCAGGAAGAACAGGAGCAGTGGCTGCAGCTACAACAGCAGGGGCAGCAGCAGGAGAGGCAGGAGCAGTGGGAGAAGCAGGATCAGCAGGGGCATCAGCAGAATAAGCAGGGGCAGCAGCAGGAGAGGCAGGAGCAGGGGCAGCAGGAGGAGAGGCAGGGGCAGAAGCAGCAGAAGGAGAGGCAAGGACAGCAGCAGAAGAGGCAGGGGCAAGAGCAGCTGCAGCAGAATAAGCAGGGGCAGCAAAAGAAGCAGGGGCAGGAGCAGCTGCAACAGAAGAAGCAGGAGCAGCAAGGGAAAAAGCAGCTGGGCCAGGGCCAGCAACAGGACCAGGAGCAGTGGCAGCAATGGCAGAAGCAAAAGGCAGAGCAGAAGCAGGAACAGCAGCAAGAGCAGCATCAGCAGGAGCAAGAACAGCAGCCAGAGTGGCAGTGGCAGCAGCAGAAGAGGCAGCAGGGACAAGAGCCTCAGCAGGAGCAGAGTCAGGAGCATGAGCAGCAGGGGCAAGAGCAGCTGCAGCAGAATAAACAGGAGCAGCAGGGCCGTGGGCAGCAACAGAAGCAGTGGCAGGGGCAGGAGCAGCTGCAACAGAAGAAGCAGGAGCATCAAGGGAAAAAGCAGCTGGGACAAGAGCCGAAGCAGGTGCAGAGTCAGGAGCAACACCAGCAAATAAAGCAGGAGGAAGGCCTGCAGCAGAAGTGGAAGGAGCAAAAGGGGTTGGAGCAGCAGCCAGAATTGCATGGTCAGAAGCAAAAAAGGCAGGAACAGCAGGATCAGGAGCAGCAGCCGAAGCAGCAGGACCAGGAGAAGGAGCAGTGGCAGGGGCAGCAGTGGTTTAAACCACAGGTGGAGCAGAAACAGCCACACAAGCAGCAGCAAGGTAAGAAGCAGCGGCAGTGTAGTAGGCAGGAGCTGAAGCTGCAGGAGCGAAAGCAGCATAAGAGGAAGCAGTATCAGCAGCAGAAGCAAAAGCAGCAGATAAAAAAGCAGCAGCATCAGGAACAGCCTCAAAATAGAGGAGAATCAGACACAGAAACTCCTGGTGACGTTCcagtaacactttatttaaaatgtacacttCAAACACTGTAAAGAGAATTCACCAATGTTAAATAAGCAGTAGTagtgttaaataaacactgagTGTTGATGagtgttacatttttacactcacaatagtgttaatttaacatttatattaGTAATTTAACACAGGggaatttgctgtgtgtgtggatccTTAAGTTACCTTTGGGTTTTAGACGTCTATGAAATTCAGCTTCAGTTTCTCCAACACTGACCTTTATCTCAGGCCAAAACCTTAACCTACACTTAACGCTGATGTAAACACTAACAGTAACATATGATTCTGCTGGGTTTGTTCATCAGCTGTATTTGGACCCATTTTTGGACCCACTCTGTATTTGACAGATCCCTCTAGAGAAGAATTGATGTTCCTTCTGAGTAGAAGGTGTATGTTGTAATATCACAATTCATTAATATGAGAACATATCTATTCTTATTATAGAAATTATTAGAAACATGAAATTCTTTTAATCCAACTTTTCAACTTTAAAAGagctctcactcactcacctcaTCTCCACCTCATATAACTCCACACACGCCATCACAGAGATACTACAGGGTACACGTTTGAGCTTTTGAGGGGCATTAGTTAGAATCCCTGAAGAATCAGTTTTCAACGAGTGGACCAGTGAACATTTTGtcactaattaaaataatttcttttttctcctccttTTTAATTCAGATCCCCGATACGCAGAGAACCAGTTGATACCAAGGTGTGTTTATACAATTCAACtattttaaacaattataatACAACTCACAGACACTGCAAGCAAATAACAATTAACAAAACCATCTCAACAGCGATCACTCCAACTCACCAGCTATTTAAAGACAAGGTAGAGAGTTCTGAAGAACTACTGATGTCACAGCAAAACACTTATTCATTCAGAATTTCTGACACATCTTTAAAAGTGgagtggtgtgtttgagtaagaaactgACTGTAGCTGCCTGGTGATTGAATATtatttgtctgtaagtttttattcaccacTTGAATTACCTCAGAAACAGGCGTCACTAGATCCAATTTATTGTGGCACAGGTCCCAGTAACTTGTTGCTGTGCTGCACTAAACTGTGGGGAAAAAGTCATTTTTTCGATTGCTGAGCAGAGCTACATGATACTGTGCAAATTCACTAcaggcactacatttcccataatgcccatGTGCCTTTCCAAAATCTTGAGTGGCTAATGCTTTCTGTCAGAGACAATTTAGTTCAGTTTTTTGCACCGAGAGttttaatggatatttaaaGAATGTCAGATATGCAACAGACAGGTAATAACAGCTATAATAGAatttaacaatatattttggTTATAGCCACTTATAACAATACAATCAAtcaaaaatacattatacaCCACTACACCAAACAGACATTCCCACCACCCAGAAAATTCATGTAAGAGTCTGTAACATAACAGGTTCTCATGAGCATGcactttttaaacactgaatagTTCAGCTCTAGACAATGTTGTATTAAATTAGGAGCTGCACAAGGTCAGAAACATAGTACCCTCACATTTACACTGAACCCcatgtgtgtgtcagaggaaTGCGGATGCAGCAAACTGTAGGAGATTCATAGTTTCTTTTTATCTgttatttactattttattgtattattattatttttattattgttatttgttgATTAATACAAATCCCCTTAGTGTTAATTTGATCTTCATTTCTCATACATAGCAGAGTACCATCCACTTTAgtattaaatcatttaaaactaTTTTCAGACGTTTTACTAGAGGCACATTTGTGTCCCTACAATTGATTGACAAACAGAGGAGTGCAGCAGTGCCCTAAACTCTGTGTGCCCCAGTACAACAAGAAGTCTAGAAACACCCCtgcacagaaactcatttgtaacttgcgcagtttagttttgtagcactttagggCTGTGTTTACTTTCGTGCAGATGGTGCTCtcccgaatttagagtcagttccaccttaagtattcagtaacaacaaaaataagtcaattgCTGACGCCACCAGTCCAGTCCACACTGTTCTAAAATTTCCTCAGTTCTACTCCTGATCTTTCAGTACCTCTGCAGTGTCCTGTACTCACTGCGGTCCAAATCAGACTCTCAAGATCATCAGCTCAGATTAGTCTGATACCTTCCTTTATCAAACTTGCATCAGTCTCCCACAATATTCTCTTTCATCCTGTCCTCCTTCATCCGTCCCTCAAGTTCACTTCAGACCCACACACATCTTCTTCCTCTCCTAACTCTAAATCACAGTCATTCACTCCAGCAAACACACAGGTCAGAATTCAGACTTCACTCTAGAAGCAGGTGAAGAGGGTTTAattctctctcacattctctctagGCTGGCAAGTAAACCCACGCAGCAGGAGCCACAGCAGCATGGGTGGCAAGAGCAGGGGAAGGGCCAGGAGCAGAAGCAGCAGAGGGAAACACGACCATGGCAGGAGAAGAAGGAGCAGGGACAGTGGAGGAGAAAACGACAACAGCAGGAGGAGCCGGTGCAGGAGGAGCAGGAGCAGCAGAAAAGAAAACGACAACGGCAGGAGGAGCCGGTACAGGAGGAGTCGATGCAAGTGGAGTTGATGCAGGAGAAGCTGATGCGGGAGGAGCCGATGCAGGAGCAGACGCAGGAAGAGTCAGTACAGCAGGAGTCGATGCAGCAGGCGCCAGTGCAGGAGGAGCAGATGCAGTATTAGGAGCTCATGCAGCAGTAgcagacacatacacattacCCAGACTGTCCTGAACTCTGACAGGATGCTTAAACAGTCACAGAGTCTGTAATCTGCTGCAGAATTTGACACCAAACCGAACTCTGAACACtcactttatttactttattaattTACCATATTTTGGCTCACATAAAGCTATGGATAATATTTATTTCGAAATTGAGCTCATCCCTCTCTCAGGTCCAGTTTCTGTTCAGAGAAAAATAACCAGAACTGAAGAAGTCCCCAGACCTCAGGTAACAGCTCTCAGACACTTCACCCTCAGGTGGATCTGACGCAGTACCAAACAAACATCTGAAAGTCAGATTGTCAGTCACACTGGAACATATTTATAATACACTCAGAACAATAAGACATTGACCTGGTTTACTGAACCAGTCTCAGAAAATGTAGCAAAGCCATGACTGACTAGTAATGAGCTCAGAAACtcaatattctaaatatttactgttttttaGCTAAACTAATTTATGGAAACTATTATGAGTAAATGACTGTGAGATAACATTAAGCTTTGTTCAGCAGGTCCAGATGGAGCTAATGGACTAAAGAAGAACAGGACATTACCTCAGTAATGTGTGCTGAACTCAGTGCTGTTCAGTGTGTTTACTGGAGTGTCTGTTTGCATACGAATGAATAGCACACTTATTTTAAGCCACTCGCTAGGTTCTGTTCTCTGGTATTCTCTGGTATCTCTTTTCTGGAGCTGTTGTGTGGATTTGtttaaatcagtgtttttattatacTTCTGGTTTTATTATTTAGGACATTTAATACTTTTTATTCCAGTAAATATTCCAATTTACATCAGTCTGAATATACTAAATAAATACGTTTTTACTGAACgttcattgctctttaaaggTTTGTAATGGCATTATTTTGCTATTATTATCTTTATATCATTAGTAAACATTGGTCTTAAAATTTTTaacaacattttttacatttatcaaATTTTTTTCTTGAATAATGTATCAACAGTGAAATATTACTATTATAACAGACAAGTGTCCAATAACATGattattcacccagtcactcacacactcatcctgtgggcagtttcacacactgaagCCCTCTATTCCTCCACTCTGGAGTCTGGACTGATACAGACATCAACGtagataaaaacacactgaaagtagtcaatctctctctctctctctctctctctctctctctctctctctctctttctctctctctttctctctctctctctctaagtcaGTCCTGTGCATGTTCTCTGTTGTTTTACTTAATTCTGAGTGTTGTCGATCTCACAATTTTAAAGGGTAAGTATTGGATATTACTAGTCACAATTGgaactttattacaaaaaaacaaagcagaaacaaGAAAACTAGCTGAAACTAAGCAAAAAGATATAATCCTAAACCAAAATGTTCAAAATcaaaaaaatagaaacaaagCGAGAACTCTGCACATGTGaagataaaatgaaaaataaaaaacccaacAAAACGCTTAGCTTAAGGAAATTAACGTGGCTGATCTTTGCATCAATATagtcctaaaacactgtttaacagcgGGGTTGGGTGTATTACTGAAATATGCGAAGACACAgtgattaaaatatatttatatgaggGTGTTGCAAAGAAACCTTGATCTGAAAAATCACTAATTAAATCCCCAAGAATTGTGAGTGGCTTTTACTTGAACACATGGTCTGTTACTAGCAGTTTATATCTGGAACATCTTttctatttttatgtaaatCCTACTCCACATTTGCACAATGCAGCCATAATGTTCCAGACTGTCCACACTGTAATAAGTACTTTGAAGGAAACTGTGTTGGATGAAATCACAGGAAGCCATTTCATTCAAATGCATACTACCTTGTTTGTCGAGGACTTGGGACGTGTTAGAGACAGGTTCTTAAAGGCAGGGTTTAATAATGTAACAGCTCTCTTATCGATTGGTtgaatgaacaaatgttttTGGTCTATGCTAAATCCCTTTTTGGTCTCAAAAACACTTtagatattttaaagaaatatttttatatggaGTATATTTATGAGAGCTTTTCATGTTTTCAAGTTTTCATGTATTTTTGCTTatacaatttaacaatttatataCAATAATACTTTGATATTGTAGAATTGATTAAAGGAGAAATCTGTGATACTGACATCAAGCGATAAAAATAGCAACTACAATACAGATTCAAAACTGAATCGACCAGGTTgtcagtttgaggaaaactgaaaatACACGAACAAGAAAgagattaatttaaaaatgtttgaccACGATAGCTAAAATCTATCTGTATTAACCCTGCGAAGAACTGacaccccttccagggtgtgttcctggtaatttcaggtaggctctggactcaatGCAACCCTGAAcatgataagcggttacaaacaatgaatgaatgaatctatctATATTAGAAAAATGCAAAACATATGAACAAGCTGGTGCCATTTTCCCTACATTTACAAGCATTATTTGCCTAAATCCATCTTAAATATTTGGAATAGgcaaggctggtgttatttgACATTTTTCCTTTACACCATAATTGTCATTTTACGAGGCATTTGTTTGTGTCAGCATTTGTGTAAACTGGCAAAAGGGGCAGTTGGGACTGTAATGTGACTGGACTGAGGGTGGAATCTCAGCTGAAATTCCAGTAGAACTTTGGTCTTGACTGGGaccttctcaaagagaatatactggctCCAGCACTGTTCTCAGAGATATTATTGCTTCAACTTTTACCGTTtctttaatctatgatcacacacgcTGGACATTTATGCttgagtaaaataaatatattactgaTTGCTTGTTTAAACtgctatatattcattcattcattgtctgtaacagcttatccttTTCAGGGTCGCACTAATGCTATATATTTGTAGCATATTTGAGTTTTACGTTTGGATTTTACTGTTACAATTACATATGGTTAAAATATAGTAATGTAGAAAATACGTTAAACTGTCTCGAATTTTCCACTTGTGCTGGGAGTGGGAAATCACCTCAGTGCCTCTGCATCCCAAACAGCTCCCTAGTGCCTACATAGTGCATTTCATAAGTTATTAAACTGAGCCTTCTGCACTCACATAGTtcactgtgagtgtgtttgaaaCATAGTTGAAGCTTATGGCTGAATATAAATTCTGAGAATTTCAAGGTGCATCCATTATAAGCCATTGTGAAACAGgcaacacaaacatttttagTTTGTTGCCAATACTTATCCACAGACAGTGTTTTAATATACCATAAGATACTAAAATGTATTATGTTTTATGCCTTTGGGATTAAGAGGGCAAACAAAGAAATCAAATGTTAACACATGTTAACAATGTgagtatttgtatttgtgtgtgtgtgtgtgtgttttaaatagaCATCCCACCCAACTCTAGACCtgcatgctttttattttttactcttaATAAAAGTTCAAAAACAGAACTCCAGTATTTTTAAACAGTCAAATATCTTGTAAGAATCTTCTGTGAattttacttaaataaatatatagatataaatataattgttaTATGATTTTCTTATAATTTTGTTCTTATTCATTTGACAAAATTGAagtttgatcatttttaattagtttgtaaagtgaaatgaaaaaaaaaaaaaaatctgaagtgTCAATGTTTATCTGATGCTTATCACATGTCGTTGCGAACTCTTCCTTGTGTGTAAAGGTCAGATTGTTCGGTTAGACCACAACAGATTTAGGGACATATATTATAAGTCTCTGGAcattgtatttaattaaaaacagtatttaaatatttaaccgGAGTAGGGGAAGTACTTGAGTACAATTATTGATTAAATACTTTAAAGACTTTAAAGACTAAATTAAAGACTACTGAGCACATTTTTAGAACTTCCAGGAACTGAAGTATGCacctctttgtctttctttctggGAGACAGCTGTACTCACCTCTGTATATCTTGTTCTATGTAGCACAACATAATGTTTATTTCCATCGACAGATATGTTTGGTCTGTTGTTGATGTTTGATTTCTTCAGTTGTTCGAATGCAGGTAATTTAATTTCAATCTGTACCTCATATAACTTGGTTCTGTATTATAACATGGGTTGAATATGAAAATTCAGTTATTTTTGGTACGAAAAGGACTTAAACACTACAGACTCCAGTGTGTGGGAGCATTTAGCCAGCTTCAGCTTTTTTAGCATTTCCTAATTTGGCTTGAACAGATTAGaaaatcaaaatatataaaGCAGTCTCACTTCTCGCTTGAGAGAGGTATTGtcattatttaatgtggataaTCTCTATCTGGATATTCTGcatatgaatgaatatgaggAATAAATTGTGTCTTAGGACTACATTCACAACATGAATGTTTGTCTAGTTAAACACTGCAATCCATTTCTCTGAGAAGCTCGCTGGTTGACGTCTGGCCTGGATTCACATTTTTGCAATCTGAATTTTtaagaatttaatttatttaagccAGAGGGGGTGGACTATGTATCTATATTAATGAATGCTGGTGTGAAGACGTCACAAGGTTGTGTCCTCTCACCTCTTCTTTTCAGTCTCTACACAAATGACTGTAGTGGGTTTTATAACAAACTGTGATGAGTTGCCATACATGAAGAAAGTTGGGCAGCTGGTCTCCTAGTGCAGCAGCATCCACCTGCTGCTAAATACCAAGAAACCTgtggtgatatatatatatatagtgatagTTCAATGCTTATCTCACCTGACTCTTATCAattgtcctcactctctcttctgGGTATGTAAAGGTTGAGCTCAAATGTGGTTACAAATCAACAGCAGCTCAAGGTGTAACTTTAAAATCAGaatacattattaaattaaaatcaacatttatttattattaagtcatagttaataattgtaattgaaaaacactttttataaaattcagaagatataTCCTCACAATTCtcacaactcgagttacaaatgtgtttctgtgttaatttaaacagtgaataaaaacttagaaacaaatacaaactttcattcattcattgtctgtagccactTATCCAGGGTCGcattgggtccggagcctacctggaatcacggggtgcaaggtgggaacacaccctggagcgggcgccagtccctcacagggcgaatcacactcacacattcactaactctTACGGagacatttgagtcaccaatccacctaccaatgtgtgattttggactgtgggaggtaaccggagcacctgcaggaaacccacatggacacgaggagaacacaccgaacttgaacccacaaccccagaactctggaaccgtgtgacagcagcacTACCTGCGTTTTTTACCTGCGGTTTTTTAACAAGCGTTTTTTCCCCCATGTCATCCCAGCTTTACAGACCTTATCTTTGGAACGTAAACAACCAGAGACCTGCGCCTAGCCACAGTCATAGACATTCCCTTACAGTTACTGAAATTTGACACCTGAGCATTTAAAGGTGGGACAGTCTGAAAACTCTTTTCACTTTCAGTTTTAACATTGAGCAACAGTGGCACCAAACACAGGTAAACTGTGCATTTACTTTAATTTGTTCTATTTTAGACTTCATTGTAATTTTGGATGCTGTATAGAAATCTCAGTCTGTTACGTTTTACCATGTATCTTAGCATTTTGGTACAGTTTAACATTGTTGCGACTTGTTTACTGGATTACTACTTAGTGAAAatgtgtgattgagtgtgtgaaggagaggagtAATGTTTCACtaaagaactgtgtaaaatgaaataacaaaatataagtcATGAAagcaacaacattttaaaatctacaattaatatagaataaatGTACAGTGGATCaaaatcttttacatttcatcTATGGCCACTGTAACCACTAATGGGGTAACAATATTTCATTCTCCACAGAGGAACTAGGCAAGGATGATCTCTTTCTACCCATTTATTTACCATATTCATAGATTCATTAGCCACAGCAATATGCcagaatgtaaatataaatggaaTTAAGATATAATTCATATAATGGAGACCCCAAGCttctgagcagctgaaatcctataacaagcaaaaatgggaaaacatttctCTTTCAGAACTACAGTGACACTCTACTCAGTTTGCATACATTTTCAGAGTGGTGTTAAAAGAAGAGTGGCATTTTTACCACTGTACTGTCTCAACTGTTTGGAATGTGTTGAAATCAAAGTTAAAAATGGGCATATAGTGttctttaaacattaaaatgttgtccttgtaatattttcagttaaatataaagTTTAAATGATTCACACAATATTgagttttgattttatttatcttttgcaCAAAATGATTCTGGAAAAGGAGTTTGTAGTACAACATAATAAACCATAACTAATGTTTATTTCTACTGACAGCTATGTTTGCCCTGTTGCTGAT from Hoplias malabaricus isolate fHopMal1 chromosome 2, fHopMal1.hap1, whole genome shotgun sequence encodes the following:
- the LOC136687765 gene encoding transcription factor SPT20 homolog; translation: MWEDLLSFTSPSFYAASYASVASHKAMFALLLIFDLLRCSNADLFNLKVPDEVISALLGSSVLLPCELSPPLDCRRFEIRWFRTNFKENPILLYRDLQVQEDAGDPQYRGRVSLIGELEKGNASLKLEKLTLSDRGEYVCHVKSHQWYDEAKVSASVQVVGSLPLLSLAKVEDEMNVTCASNRWFPKPTITWRDRGGEIRKHTDHYTTESEGLVSVSSWILSSPSDSEWISCSVGLSELEMREGRVIPFISTSTGGWTAIIVSLVVSLLVVIVIAVIIIVKIRGPIFSKDTNPTSAGDQDEEVALVESRDTQHEMMLRTTHKTTENEQRQWQQQVWQQQQEPQGQGQGQQAEQQSPQVQQEEQEQWLQLQQQGQQQERQEQWEKQDQQGHQQNKQGQQQERQEQGQQEERQGQKQQKERQGQQQKRQGQEQLQQNKQGQQKKQGQEQLQQKKQEQQGKKQLGQGQQQDQEQWQQWQKQKAEQKQEQQQEQHQQEQEQQPEWQWQQQKRQQGQEPQQEQSQEHEQQGQEQLQQNKQEQQGRGQQQKQWQGQEQLQQKKQEHQGKKQLGQEPKQVQSQEQHQQIKQEEGLQQKWKEQKGLEQQPELHGQKQKRQEQQDQEQQPKQQDQEKEQWQGQQWFKPQVEQKQPHKQQQDPRYAENQLIPRLASKPTQQEPQQHGWQEQGKGQEQKQQRETRPWQEKKEQGQWRRKRQQQEEPVQEEQEQQKRKRQRQEEPVQEESMQVELMQEKLMREEPMQEQTQEESVQQESMQQAPVQEEQMQY